A single genomic interval of Spinacia oleracea cultivar Varoflay chromosome 6, BTI_SOV_V1, whole genome shotgun sequence harbors:
- the LOC110804101 gene encoding histone H2B → MAPKAEKKPAEKKPVEEKKAAAAEKAPAEKKPKAGKKLPKEAGAAAGDKKKKRHKKSVETYKIYIFKVLKQVHPDIGISSKAMSIMNSFINDIFEKLAQESARLARYNKKPTITSREIQTAVRLVLPGELAKHAVSEGTKAVTKFTSS, encoded by the coding sequence ATGGCGCCTAAGGCAGAGAAGAAGCCAGCCGAAAAAAAGCCCGTGGAGGAGAAGAAGGCCGCCGCTGCCGAGAAGGCTCCGGCTGAGAAGAAGCCAAAGGCTGGCAAGAAGCTTCCGAAAGAAGCCGGAGCAGCCGCCGGcgacaagaagaagaagagacacAAGAAGAGCGTCGAAACCTACAAGATCTATATATTCAAGGTTCTCAAGCAAGTTCACCCTGACATTGGAATCTCCAGCAAGGCGATGAGCATCATGAACAGCTTTATCAACGACATCTTCGAAAAGCTTGCCCAGGAATCAGCCAGGCTTGCTCGCTACAACAAGAAGCCTACCATCACTTCTCGGGAGATTCAAACTGCTGTGAGGCTTGTTCTTCCCGGTGAACTCGCTAAGCACGCCGTTTCTGAAGGAACCAAGGCGGTTACCAAGTTCACCAGCTCTTAG